The Janthinobacterium tructae genome contains the following window.
TCGCCATGATAAGGTCAAAATTTTCAAGATGCGTCGTCGTAAGCATTACCAAAAGCATCAAGGCCATCGCCAGAATTTTACCGAAATCCAAATCGTTTCGATCAACGGCTAATCGCCGCTGTTTGAATTAATCAGCTATCAAGGAGTCTTAAATGGCACATAAAAAAGGCGGCGGCACAACGCGAAACGGCCGTGATTCAGAATCAAAACGTCTGGGCGTTAAAGTCTACGGCGGCCAAGCTATCAATGCTGGCGGCATCATCATTCGTCAACGCGGCACGCCAGTGCGCGCCGGCGAAGGCGTAGGCATGGGCAAAGACCACACCTTGTTCGCGCTGATCGCGGGCAAAGTGAAGTTCGTTGTCAAAGGTGCTGGCTCGAAGCAATTCGTGACCGTTGTACCTAACGCAGCAGTACCAGCGTAATTCATCGCGGGGCGCCAGTTCGCCCCGCCGTGATCGCATGATGTAAGGCGCAAGCCTTCAATCGAAAGGCTCTGCCCAAGGTAGAGCCTTTTTAGTTTTATGGCGGCAAAATTATGAAGTTTATCGACGAAGCAAAAATCGAAGTCATCGCGGGCGATGGCGGCAACGGCTGCGCCTCTTTCTGCCGTGAAAAATTCCGGCCTTTCGGCGGTCCCGATGGCGGCGATGGCGGCAAGGGCGGCACCATTTGGGCAGTCGCCGACCGCAATATTAATACGCTCGTCGATTTCCGCTTCTCCAAAATGCACAAGGCTCGCAATGGCGAGCCTGGCCGTGGCGCAGATTGCTATGGCAAGGGCGCCGATGATATCCATCTGCGCATGCCGGTCGGCACCTTGATCATCGACAACGCGAGCGGCGAAATCCTGGCCGATCTGACCGAACACGGCCAGACCGAAATGCTGGCCAAGGGCGGCGAAGGCGGCTGGGGCAATATCCACTTCAAGTCCTCGACCAACCGCGCGCCACGCCAAAAAGGCGAGGGCAAGGAAGGCGAACGCCGCGAACTGCGCCTGGAACTGAAGGTACTGGCCGATGTGGGCCTGCTGGGCATGCCGAACGCCGGCAAGTCGACGTTCATTTCGGCCGTCTCGAACGCGCGTCCGAAAATTGCCGATTACCCATTTACCACCCTGCACCCGAACCTGGGCGTGGTGCGCGTGTCGCACGAGAAGAGCTTTGTGATCGCCGATATTCCCGGCTTGATCGAAGGCGCTTCCGAAGGCGCCGGCCTGGGCCATCAATTCCTGCGTCACTTGCAGCGCACGGGTCTGCTGTTGCACATCGTCGACCTGGCGCCGTTTGAAACCAACGTCGATCCGGTCAAGGAAGCCAAGGCGCTGGTCAAGGAGCTGAAGAAATACGACGAGTCGCTGGTCGACAAGCCGCGCTGGCTGGTGTTGAACAAGCTTGACATGGTGCCGGAAGAAGACCGCAAGAAGCTGGTGAAGGACTTCCTCAAGCGTTTCGCCTGGAAAGGTCCCGTCTTCGAGATCTCCGCGCTGAACCATCAGGGTTGCCCGGAACTGGTGAATGCGATTTATCAGCATCTGGAAGCGAAGAAACACAGCGAAAGCCGTGCCGAAGAAACGCAGATGACCGAAGAAGCACGCGGTATCTCGTCGATCGACCCGGATGATCCGCGTTTCAAGATCCTCGATTAAGGCTGTATCCTGATGTCAGTACAGGCGGTCGCTGTCGCGTCTTCGCGCAAGCAAGCGTGGCAGCGCCGTGTATTGCATCTGATCGCGTATGCTTACGGGCTGAGCGTGGTCGCCTGCCTGCTGTTCGCCGATGAAATGGCGGCCGGCATGGGCATCTTCCTCAATGGCGTCAATGGCTACAGCCAGTTCTACGCCTCCCATGTCGGTGTCTGGGGCGCTACCGCGCTCCTGGCGCTGTTCGCAGCACGGCAGGGCGAACCGCCCATCCTCGGCGATATCACTGCAATGTTGGTCCTGGCGCAGCCCGCCGGCCGTTTGTACGCGGCCATCAGTTTCGGCTTGCCCCAGGGTTTTGTGTTGTTCATGTGCGCAATGGAGCTGACGGCGGGGCTGGCCTTGCTGCTGCTGCGTCCTGCGCGCTGACGTCTATTAAGTGAAGAGCGCCGCCCCATGGATTCCGTGATTCAAAAAGCTACCCGCATCATCATCAAAGTCGGCTCCTCGCTGGTCACCAACGATGGCCGCGGACTCGACCATGCAGCTATTGCCCGCTGGGCTGCGCAGATTTCCGGCTTGCGCGCGCTGGGCAAGGAAGTCGTGCTGGTCAGCTCCGGCGCCATCGCCGAAGGCATGCTGCGCCTCGGTTTCGAGCAGCGCCCCACCGATATCCACGAATTGCAGGCCTGCGCCGCCGTCGGCCAGATGGGCCTGGCGCAAATCTATGAAAGCAGCTTCCGCGCCCACCAGCTGGGCACGGCGCAAGTGCTGCTGACGCACGCCGACCTGGCCGACCGCGAACGCTACCTGAATGCCCGCTCCACCCTGACGACCCTGCTGCGCCTGGGGGTGGTGCCGATCATCAATGAAAACGACACGGTCGTCACCGATGAAATCAAGTTCGGCGACAACGATACCCTGGGCGCCCTGGTGGCCAACCTGATCGAGGCCGATGCGCTGGTCATCCTGACTGACCAGCACGGCCTGTTCTCGGCCGACCCGCGCAAGGCCCCGAACGCCTACCTGATCACGCAAGGTGTGGCGGGCGATCCGGCCCTGGAGGCGATGGCCGGCGGCGCCGGCAGCAGCCTGGGGCGTGGAGGCATGTTGACGAAAATCCTCGCCGCCAAGCGCGCCGCCAAGTCCGGTGCTCATACGATCATCGCCTGGGGCCGTGACAGCGACGTGCTCAGCCGCCTGGCGCAGGGCGAAGCGATCGGTACGCAGTTGCTGGCGCAAACGGGACAGTTGACGGCGCGTAAGCAGTGGATGGCCGATCATCTGCACACGGCCGGCGCCGTGGTGCTGGACGCGGGCGCCGTGCAAAAGCTGCGCCAGGAAGGCAAGTCCCTGTTGCCGATCGGCGTGACGGGCGTGAACGGCGAATTCGGCCGCGGCGCCGTCATTACCTGCGTCGATGCCGACGGCGTACCCGTGGCGCGCGGCCTGTCCAACTACACGAGCGGCGAAGCGCGCCGCATCATGCGCAAGCCCTCCACCGAGATCGAGTCGATTCTCGGCTATATGGAAGGCCATGAGCTGATTCACCGCGACAATATGGTGTTGTTGTAGGTCGGATTAGCGCGTCGCGCGTAATCCGACAGCTCCAATGTTGTCGGATTACGGCGCTTTGCGCCTAATCCGACCTACGCAGCGACTCCATCGGCCCTATTCGGGCCGTTTTTTTGCCTACACCACGGCCGGCATCGGCGATTTGCTCTTGTAATCGCACAAGTCGGCAATCATGCAGTTCCAGCATTGCGGTTTGCGCGCCGTGCATGTGTAGCGGCCGTGCAAGATGAGCCAGTGGTGGGCGTCGTGCAGGAATTCCTTGGGTATGAATTTCAACAGTTTTTGCTCGACGATATCGACATTCTTGCCCGGCGCGATGCCGGTGCGGTTCGAGACGCGGAAGATATGCGTGTCGACCGCCATGGTCGGTTCGCCAAACGCCGTGTTCATGACCACATTCGCCGTCTTGCGGCCCACGCCGGGCAAGGCTTCCAGCGAGGCGCGGTCGCGCGGCACTTCGCCGCCGTGCTGTTCCAGCAGGATCTGGCAGGTGGCGATGACGTTCTTGGCCTTGGTGCGGAACAGGCCGATGGTGCGGATGTAGCTGGCCAGCTCATCGACACCCAGGGCCAGTATCTTGGCTGGCGTATTGGCGACCGGATACAGCAAACGGGTGGCTTTGTTGACGGACACGTCCGTCGCCTGCGCCGACAGCAGCACGGCGATCAGCAGCTCGAACGGCGTCGTGTATTCGAGTTCCGTTTTTGGCGACGGATTGGCGGCGCGAAAGCGCGTAAAGATTTCCAGGCGTTTGGCGGCGTTCATGCGTCTTTTTTCGGCGTGGTGGGGGCGGGCGGTTCGGTCTGGGCGGCGACGCTGGCGGCGGCCTTGGCGCGCGCGCGCTCCATGGCGGCGGCGATGATGGCGCGCTTGCGTTCCTTCTCCGCCTGTTCATCGGGCGTGACAGGCACTTCCTGCGTCACTTCCTGCATCTTGGCGACGGCCTTGGCGGCCAGGCGCGCGTCGTTGGCCTCGGCTTCGCGGCGCAGCCGCCGTGTGCGGAAATCGTGGCGCGCGCGCGCATCGTCGGCTTCCGCCTGGCTCCAGGCATCCCAGCCGGTGGCGTCGCCGCTGACCGGGTACATCACAATACAGTCGACGGGGCAGGGTGCCACGCACAGGTCGCAGCCCGTGCACAGGCTGGACACCACCGTATGCATCTGCTTGGCGGCGCCGACAATGGCGTCCACCGGGCAAGCCTGGATGCACAGGGTGCAGCCGATACACAGCGATTCATCGATATAGGCGACAGATCGCGGACGTTCGAGGCCGTTGACGGGATTGAGCGGAATGACTTTTTTGCCCAGCAAGCCGGCCAGGCGCACGATGCCCTGTGCGCCGCCCGGTGGGCACTGGTTGATGTCGGCGCTGCCGGCGGCTATCGCTTCCGCATACGGGCGGCAGCCGTTGTAGCCGCATTTGGTGCATTGCGTTTGCGGCAGCAAGTCTTCGATCTGGTCGGCAAGTGAGGGAGGGGCAGGGTGCGGCACGGTCATCTTCGATACGGTAAAACGCCATTATCGGCCATCCGGCGCGCGCACAAGTAAAAACCTGTTTCGTGAGAGGGATAAGGTGTGCCATGGCGAGCTGTTGCAGGCGCGCCGCAATCGTATTTTATTTCCTGCGGGAATGTCAAAGTGAAAATAAACAACTTTGCAATTTCTTTTTTTTGTGGGAGCATGATTTTTATCAAGCCTGTGATTAAAAAAAGCCGACCGCCAGCCCTGTTGCCGCGCCTGCACTGCCAGGTGCGCCAGGCCATAGGAGCCAAACATGCGTTTCCTCCGGACAGTTGGTTTGCCCTTCTGTTTGCTCATGCACTCTACGCTTGCCCTTGCGCACGGGCAGGCGACCTCCCCCGTGGCGACGCCGGGCGCTGCCAGTTCGCGCATCGTCCGTTTCGCGGCGGAAGACTGGCCGCCCTTCATTTCCCATAGCCTGCCTGCCGATGGCATGTCGGGCGCCATGGTTAGCGCCGTCTTCGAACGCATGGGCTATGTCGTTAAGTATGAGTATTTTCCGTGGAAGCGCGCCATGCAGTTTGGTTTGAGCAGTCCCCGCTACGCGGGTTTACTGGCCGTCTGGCGCACGCCCGAGCGGGAAAAACTCTGCCACTTTTCTGTTCCGGTTGGCAACACACAGGGGGTGCTGGCCTACCTGAAGGAGGATGGCGTGCCCGGTACCACCCTGGCCGAACTGGGCAAGCTGCGCATCGGCACCGTGGCCGGCTATTCGAATGGCGAGCAGTTCGATGGCATGGTGGCGCGTGGCGAACTGAAGACGGAAGAGGGCTTGAATGACGCGACGAATCTGAAGAAACTGTTCATCAAGCGATATCGCGTGATCGTCATCGAGCGACACGTTCTGCAGCACTTGCTGATGGGACGCAACTTCAGCAAGGCCGAGCGTGAGCGCATCGCCATTATCGATACCGTTTTCAAGGAGCGCCCCGTGCATGTGTGCTTCCAGCGCACCGCGGACGGCGCGGTGCAGCAAAAGCGCTTCAACGAGGCGGCGCGCGATATCGACACGGCCCGGTTGGAACGCGATTACTGGAAGCGGCTCGACCAGAGCCTGGCGACGGCGCCACCGAATCCCTGAGCTATCGCGCCACTGTTGTTCGTTGCCAAAACGAAATATCTAAATACGAAACCATTCGTTCTTGTTTGTTTGTCCATCCTTTAGTCTGCAACCACTGTGTTGACGACTTTGAAAGGATGTTTTCGTATGTTGGAACTGATTCACAAGCACTACCCCGCACCACGCCTGCGGCAACTGGCACACGCCGTCTCGGTGGCCGTACTGGCGCTGGCAGCGCCCGGCCTGGCGCATGCGCAAGCCGCCCTGGATGGCGCTGGCGCGCTCGACGCCGTCATCGTCACGGGCGCGCGCGGCACGGGCCGCACGGTGGCCAACAGCGCCGCGCCCATCGACGTGATCAGCGCGCAGCAATTGCAAGCTACAGGCAAGTTGAACCTGCTCGATGCGCTGGACACGGCCTTGCCATCGTTTAACTTGCCGGCCCGCGTGCAGCCCGACCTGGGCAGCATCGTGCGCGCCGGGCAGCTGCGCAACCTCGACCCGTCGCATACGCTGGTGCTGGTCAACGGCAAACGCCGGCATACGACGGCCATCGTCAATGAGGATGGCTTTCCCGGTTCCGTCGCCACCGACCTGGCCCTGATCCCCACGGGGGCCATTGCCCGCGTGGAAATCCTGCGTGATGGCGCCTCGGCCATCTACGGCTCCGACGCCATCGCCGGCGTCATCAACATCATCTTGAAATCCGATGACAAGGGCAGCTTCAGCACGCAGCTCGGTTCCACCTACGATGGCGACGGCACGAACGGTTCCGCGCGCATCGATGGCGGCACGCGTCTGGGCGAACACGGCTTTGCCCACTTCGGCGCCGAAGTCCAGCGCCAGGGCATCGCCGTGCGCAATTTCGGCCTGAATGCCGGCTATCTGTCGTATCCGGCCGTGCGCAACAGCGATGGCCAGCTGGTCAAATTGGGACCGAACAACAGCTTGCCCGCCGGCGCTTCGCCGAACCCGGCCGAAGCGAACCGCAACAGCAATCCATGGCGCAATACGGGCGTGCCGCAAAGCACGACTGCCTCGCTCAGCGCGAACGTCGGCTATGACGTGTCGAACGAGGTGCAGCTGTACGGCTTCGGCACGTATGCCCACCGCAATGCCCGCTCGGCGCAGAATTTCCGCCTGCCCAATACCATTTTCAATAACAACAAAGGCTTGCTGTCCGTGTATCCCGACGGCTTCACGCCGTATGAAACGACGAGCGAAAACGACTTTTCCTTGACGGGTGGCATCAAGGGCGAGACGGCGGGCTGGAGCTGGGATATCAGCAGCACCTACGGCCGCGACGATATCGACGTGGGCGTGGAAAATTCGGCCAATTACTCGCTGACCTATCCGGGTGGCAAGACCGATTTTGACATCGGCAACCAGCGCTACAGCCGCTCGACCACCAACGCCGACCTGCGCCGTCCCGTGCCGCTGGGCTTGAGCGAACCGGCCGACCTCAGCGTCGGTCTCGAGTATTCGCATGAAACGCAGCAGCGCAGCCCGGGCGAACCTGCTTCCTGGCAGGGCAGCGGCTCGTCGGCGCTGGCCGGCTACCTGCCCGTCGATGCGTCCGACACGGCACGCCATAGCTATGCAGCGTATATCGGCCTGGGCGCCAAATTGACGCCGCAATGGCTGCTCGACACGGCCCTGCGTGCCGAGAAGTATTCCGATTTCGGCAGCAAGACGACGGGGCGTTTGTCTGCCCGCTATGACGTCACGCCCGCCGTGGCCGTGCGCGGCACCGTCAGCAATGGTTTCCACGCGCCCAACCTGGTGACGCAATCGTATTCGAACACGTCTGACCATGCGGGCGTTCCCTACACCCTGGCGCAGCCAAGCTCGGCCGCGGCGCGGGCCCTGGGCGCACAAGCGTTGAAACCGGAAAAATCGACGAACCTGTCGGCCGGGCTGACCATCAATCCTACGCCGACACTGCGCCTGGCCGTTGATGCGTATCAAATCAAAGTCAGCGACCGCCTGGGCGTGTCGTCGAACATCGGCATCGATCGCAGCTCGGGCGTGGCGCTCGACGGCAGCGGCCGGCCGTTGACGGCGGCGCAAGCAACCGTCATTGAGAACCTGCTGCGCTCGGCGGGCTTGACGGTGGGTAATGGCCTCGTCGCGCATTACTTTGCCAACGTGGGCGACACGCGCACGCGCGGCATCGATTTCACGGCGGAAGATGTGCTGCGCGTGGCCGATGGCAAGCTGCGCTGGACGGCGGCGGCGAATCTCAACCATACGAGTCTGGTGGACAAGGCCGCACTGCCAACGGTGCTGCAAGGCTTGCCGAATATCGGCACCCTGAGCAAGTCGGCCGAGTATGACTTGCTGTACCGCGCACCGCGCGACAAGGAGATCGTCACGCTGGCATATGAAAAAGCGGGCTGGACGTTCAACCTGCGCGAGACGCGCTACGGCAAACTCAAGCGCCTGAACGCCATCACAGGCGGCGATTATCAACTGAAGGCCGCCTTCGTGACGGATGTCAGCGTCGGCTACGACATCAGCAAGCGCATCAACGTGACGGTAGGCGCCAACAATGTCTTCGACCAGAAGCCCAGCCAGGTGCCGCGCGAGGCACGCAGCGCGTCGAATCTGGCGCAGTACACGGGCGCGTATGACAACTCGGGGCCATTAGGCGTATTGGGCGGCTATTACTACGCCCGCGCCACCGTGTCCTTTTAAGAGCGCTCAAAAAAGGCCATGGCGGCGTTGCATCGCCTCGCCGTACTTTCGTACTGTCTTCGGCAATGCGCCTGGCCCTGACCTTTTCATTGAGCACTTTTTATTACTTATCTAAAAATCAGGAACTCACATGTCTGACAACACGCAACACGCGGCCATCGATCTGGAATGGGCCAATCTCCTCTCGCCGCAACGCCGCACGGTCTTGCGTGGCGGCGGCCTGGTGGCGGCGCTGGCCGCCTCTAGCCTGACTGGTTCCGTGCTGGCGCAGGATGGCGCCGTCAAACGCGCGCAACCAGCACCCGGTAAAAGTCCGTGGGGCGAGCATACGGATACGGCGCCCACGCCGCGCCCTGTCAGCGTGCGGCCCGGCGAGGAAACCTTGCCGGGCAAGCCGCGCGCCTACACGGATATCGAGAGTTATCACGCGCATATTTATTTTGATGAAGACAGTTACCAGAAGGCGGCGCTGATACGCAAGTGGGCGGCCGAGCGCTTCCAGATCGAGCTGGGCGACTGGAACCTGGAGCCGCGCGGCCCGCACGTGACGCCCTCGTTCTATTTCGGCTTTACCAATGATTTGCTGCCCGTGATCGTGCCGTGGCTGCAGTTGAACAGCCTGGGCCTGACGATATTGATCCACCCGAATACGGAAGATCCGCGCGCCGACCATCTGTATTACGCGCTGTGGGTGAACCGTTCGCAGCC
Protein-coding sequences here:
- the rpmA gene encoding 50S ribosomal protein L27, which translates into the protein MAHKKGGGTTRNGRDSESKRLGVKVYGGQAINAGGIIIRQRGTPVRAGEGVGMGKDHTLFALIAGKVKFVVKGAGSKQFVTVVPNAAVPA
- the obgE gene encoding GTPase ObgE; amino-acid sequence: MKFIDEAKIEVIAGDGGNGCASFCREKFRPFGGPDGGDGGKGGTIWAVADRNINTLVDFRFSKMHKARNGEPGRGADCYGKGADDIHLRMPVGTLIIDNASGEILADLTEHGQTEMLAKGGEGGWGNIHFKSSTNRAPRQKGEGKEGERRELRLELKVLADVGLLGMPNAGKSTFISAVSNARPKIADYPFTTLHPNLGVVRVSHEKSFVIADIPGLIEGASEGAGLGHQFLRHLQRTGLLLHIVDLAPFETNVDPVKEAKALVKELKKYDESLVDKPRWLVLNKLDMVPEEDRKKLVKDFLKRFAWKGPVFEISALNHQGCPELVNAIYQHLEAKKHSESRAEETQMTEEARGISSIDPDDPRFKILD
- the proB gene encoding glutamate 5-kinase, with protein sequence MDSVIQKATRIIIKVGSSLVTNDGRGLDHAAIARWAAQISGLRALGKEVVLVSSGAIAEGMLRLGFEQRPTDIHELQACAAVGQMGLAQIYESSFRAHQLGTAQVLLTHADLADRERYLNARSTLTTLLRLGVVPIINENDTVVTDEIKFGDNDTLGALVANLIEADALVILTDQHGLFSADPRKAPNAYLITQGVAGDPALEAMAGGAGSSLGRGGMLTKILAAKRAAKSGAHTIIAWGRDSDVLSRLAQGEAIGTQLLAQTGQLTARKQWMADHLHTAGAVVLDAGAVQKLRQEGKSLLPIGVTGVNGEFGRGAVITCVDADGVPVARGLSNYTSGEARRIMRKPSTEIESILGYMEGHELIHRDNMVLL
- the nth gene encoding endonuclease III, with the protein product MNAAKRLEIFTRFRAANPSPKTELEYTTPFELLIAVLLSAQATDVSVNKATRLLYPVANTPAKILALGVDELASYIRTIGLFRTKAKNVIATCQILLEQHGGEVPRDRASLEALPGVGRKTANVVMNTAFGEPTMAVDTHIFRVSNRTGIAPGKNVDIVEQKLLKFIPKEFLHDAHHWLILHGRYTCTARKPQCWNCMIADLCDYKSKSPMPAVV
- the rsxB gene encoding electron transport complex subunit RsxB, which gives rise to MTVPHPAPPSLADQIEDLLPQTQCTKCGYNGCRPYAEAIAAGSADINQCPPGGAQGIVRLAGLLGKKVIPLNPVNGLERPRSVAYIDESLCIGCTLCIQACPVDAIVGAAKQMHTVVSSLCTGCDLCVAPCPVDCIVMYPVSGDATGWDAWSQAEADDARARHDFRTRRLRREAEANDARLAAKAVAKMQEVTQEVPVTPDEQAEKERKRAIIAAAMERARAKAAASVAAQTEPPAPTTPKKDA
- a CDS encoding substrate-binding periplasmic protein, encoding MHSTLALAHGQATSPVATPGAASSRIVRFAAEDWPPFISHSLPADGMSGAMVSAVFERMGYVVKYEYFPWKRAMQFGLSSPRYAGLLAVWRTPEREKLCHFSVPVGNTQGVLAYLKEDGVPGTTLAELGKLRIGTVAGYSNGEQFDGMVARGELKTEEGLNDATNLKKLFIKRYRVIVIERHVLQHLLMGRNFSKAERERIAIIDTVFKERPVHVCFQRTADGAVQQKRFNEAARDIDTARLERDYWKRLDQSLATAPPNP
- a CDS encoding TonB-dependent receptor plug domain-containing protein, whose product is MLELIHKHYPAPRLRQLAHAVSVAVLALAAPGLAHAQAALDGAGALDAVIVTGARGTGRTVANSAAPIDVISAQQLQATGKLNLLDALDTALPSFNLPARVQPDLGSIVRAGQLRNLDPSHTLVLVNGKRRHTTAIVNEDGFPGSVATDLALIPTGAIARVEILRDGASAIYGSDAIAGVINIILKSDDKGSFSTQLGSTYDGDGTNGSARIDGGTRLGEHGFAHFGAEVQRQGIAVRNFGLNAGYLSYPAVRNSDGQLVKLGPNNSLPAGASPNPAEANRNSNPWRNTGVPQSTTASLSANVGYDVSNEVQLYGFGTYAHRNARSAQNFRLPNTIFNNNKGLLSVYPDGFTPYETTSENDFSLTGGIKGETAGWSWDISSTYGRDDIDVGVENSANYSLTYPGGKTDFDIGNQRYSRSTTNADLRRPVPLGLSEPADLSVGLEYSHETQQRSPGEPASWQGSGSSALAGYLPVDASDTARHSYAAYIGLGAKLTPQWLLDTALRAEKYSDFGSKTTGRLSARYDVTPAVAVRGTVSNGFHAPNLVTQSYSNTSDHAGVPYTLAQPSSAAARALGAQALKPEKSTNLSAGLTINPTPTLRLAVDAYQIKVSDRLGVSSNIGIDRSSGVALDGSGRPLTAAQATVIENLLRSAGLTVGNGLVAHYFANVGDTRTRGIDFTAEDVLRVADGKLRWTAAANLNHTSLVDKAALPTVLQGLPNIGTLSKSAEYDLLYRAPRDKEIVTLAYEKAGWTFNLRETRYGKLKRLNAITGGDYQLKAAFVTDVSVGYDISKRINVTVGANNVFDQKPSQVPREARSASNLAQYTGAYDNSGPLGVLGGYYYARATVSF
- a CDS encoding DOPA 4,5-dioxygenase family protein, encoding MSDNTQHAAIDLEWANLLSPQRRTVLRGGGLVAALAASSLTGSVLAQDGAVKRAQPAPGKSPWGEHTDTAPTPRPVSVRPGEETLPGKPRAYTDIESYHAHIYFDEDSYQKAALIRKWAAERFQIELGDWNLEPRGPHVTPSFYFGFTNDLLPVIVPWLQLNSLGLTILIHPNTEDPRADHLYYALWVNRSQPVNGYAMKKPGPGEPRVEQIFVNTHPTVKIETSRA